Proteins from a single region of Nomascus leucogenys isolate Asia chromosome 21, Asia_NLE_v1, whole genome shotgun sequence:
- the TEX55 gene encoding testis-specific expressed protein 55 → MEEPPQEALAEPLKHESAAAPSSAGHTNGQEEDYQKNQAERKADNHAARRIADQTALTVPSQAESNIFSQATNGVAEQNGHSTPGQAGRRASNPADVSDLGADDQVNQTPSEQTEGKASSQANNVQYEQSDGQVSGLTEERTAEQIGRRLPSQAERRTSGQIDGRLSMPSDQRGSRQTDHRMSGQSERRASEQTDRRMSGEAERRTSEQITHRLSKLSERRSSVQIDSGSSIPSDRSPSVQIDSGSSVPSDQRPSVQIDRRMSGKVRRRTSEKTDYRLAGLADQGTSEQTDLRLYGLVDHKTSVKTHHQVYGQATELAEHQAIDQAPSNADQPPVDNAHYSESDQTDHLADRQANHEDKLSYYETRGQSEDRTFPQLGHSKEDKEADYRVQPCKFEDSQIDLNSKPSVEMETQNATTIPAHNPVDARFTSNFQAKDQALFPRLPSISSKLNYISSQEKTQAIVTKSDEFSEIEQGKGYRIRNQTYRRFPSIVYEDPYEVSLQYMEKHHILQIFQQITENLVYEKPEDPLNFMLCQV, encoded by the exons ATGGAAGAGCCTCCGCAAGAGGCTCTGGCTGAACCCTTGAAACATGAAAGCGCAGCCGCTCCCTCAAGTGCTGGCCACACTAATGGCCAGGAAGAAGACTACCAGAAAAACCAGGCCGAAAGGAAGGCAGATAACCACGCTGCTCGCAGAATAGCCGACCAGACTGCCCTAACAGTGCCTAGCCAGGCTGAATCCAACATATTTAGCCAAGCTACCAATGGAGTAGCTGAACAAAATGGGCATAGTACACCTGGTCAGGCTGGCCGCAGAGCATCCAACCCTGCTGATGTTTCTGACCTTGGAGCAGATGATCAGGTTAACCAAACACCGTCTGAACAGACTGAAGGCAAGGCATCTAGCCAAGCTAATAATGTACAGTATGAACAGAGTGATGGTCAGGTGTCTGGCCTGACAGAGGAAAGAACTGCTGAACAGATTGGACGAAGATTACCTAGCCAGGCTGAGAGAAGAACTTCTGGGCAGATTGATGGTAGACTGTCTATGCCATCTGACCAGAGAGGTTCCAGACAGACTGACCACAGAATGTCAGGCCAA TCTGAGAGAAGAGCTTCCGAGCAGACGGATCGCAGAATGTCTGGCGAGGCTGAGCGAAGAACTTCTGAGCAGATTACACACAGATTATCCAAACTATCTGAGAGAAGATCTTCTGTGCAGATTGACAGTGGGTCATCCATACCATCTGACCGAAGTCCTTCTGTACAGATTGACAGTGGATCGTCCGTACCATCTGACCAAAGACCTTCCGTACAGATTGACCGCAGAATGTCAGGGAAAGTTAGGAGAAGAACTTCTGAGAAGACTGACTACAGATTGGCTGGCCTGGCTGACCAAGGAACTTCTGAGCAGACTGACCTCAGATTGTATGGCCTCGTTGACCACAAAACATCTGTAAAGACTCACCACCAAGTGTATGGCCAAGCCACTGAACTAGCTGAACACCAGGCTATTGACCAAGCTCCTAGTAATGCTGATCAACCTCCAGTTGACAATGCTCACTACAGTGAATCTGACCAGACTGACCACTTAGCAGACAGACAAGCTAATCATGAAGACAAGCTGTCTTACTATGAAACACGTGGCCAGTCTGAAGACAGAACATTTCCCCAGTTAGGCCACAGCAAGGAGGACAAAGAGGCTGACTACAGAGTGCAACCCTGCAAATTTGAGGATAGCCAAATAGACCTCAATTCCAAGCCTTCAGTTGAAATGGAAACTCAAAATGCAACCACTATCCCAGCCCACAACCCAGTTGATGCCAGATTCACCAGTAACTTCCAAGCAAAAGACCAAGCCCTTTTCCCAAGACTCCCCTCCATCTCATCCAAATTGAACTATATCAGCAGTCAAGAAAAAACTCAAGCCATAGTAACCAAATCT GATGAATTTTCAGAAATTGAGCAAGGAAAGGGTTATCGTATACGCAATCAAACTTATAGAAGGTTCCCTTCTATAGTTTATGAAGATCCTTATGAAGTTTCACTCCAATACATGGAAAAACACCACATTCTGCAAATATTCCAG CAGATTACTGAAAATTTAGTCTATGAAAAGCCAGAGGACCCCCTGAATTTTATGCTGTGCCAGGTATAG